In the Mesoplodon densirostris isolate mMesDen1 chromosome 11, mMesDen1 primary haplotype, whole genome shotgun sequence genome, ATAGCATAAGGATCCTTCAGCTGGGGAAGCAGATTCTCCAACCAGGTCCCTGGAGTGAGCTGAGCCTGGGGGTTGAAGTGATAGCACAGAAGCCCAGCATCTCCAAGCTAACAGCccagctgggggcaggggcagcaggGGCAGCTGAGGGGTCCGGGGAAGGCCTCACACTGCAAGAGATCGGGTTGGGAGCTGCAGCCTTGGCGCCTTGGAAGCCAGCTGGTGGGCTGTCTCCTGAAGGAGCTGACTCACAGGGAGGGGGCCAGCTGGAGCCAGCAGCATCCTAAGGTTTCCAGGAGGGGCAGCCATCCAGGGCCGAGCTGAGGGAAACAGTGTTGACAGCAGCGAGTGCGAGGGAACTTGAGCTACACGGCAGCTGGGCTGCTCTGCCCGGCGCCCCCATCAAGGACCACCATCTCAGCCCACCCACACCTGCCCACACCTTAAGTTGGAGTCTCAACATCCTGCCACAAGGGACCTCCCATACCATCAACACAGCagagggagactgaggcccagagatggggAAGGTCACGACCCAAGGTCACATGGGGACTTAGTGCAGCCCCAGATctagaacccaggccccctgactCCCTGTCCCGTGCTCTGCACACTTTCGAGACAGCTGGTTGCAGCCTGAATCCTTTGGAGACCGTGGGAAAGAATGCAACTGGTCACTGGCTGCATAAAGATTAGGAAGTGTCACATTTCCCAGAGATGAAGTTCAGGCCATAAAACCTGCTTCGGTTGTCTAGAAAGTGTAGTCTGAGGGTGCCACCCTCTCCCCAGGCATAGGCCTTCTGGTCTCCAAGTGGGGGGAGGGTGTACAGAGACTCCAAGTAGCCTCTCCGCCCCCCCCACCAATCCCCGTTGGTTTATGGGGGCAGGAGTCTGGACCCGCACTATACTCTCCTTGGCTCAGGAGACCAGGGAAGCAAGTAGTTAGTGGGGATCTGAGAAGTGTTCTTTGAAAAGTCAGActacgggaaaaaaaaaattctgtttctgtgtgtgctcCCCTGGCCAAATGTGGGATGGGGCACCCGCTGAGGGCCCTAGCAGCACCGGCCTATCCGTGCCACCCCGTCCAGTGGGTCAGATTTCCAGACCTCAGCGCTCAGATTTTGCAACATAAATTTGCATCCAGGAGAGACAGAGCGGAGGCTGAGGTAGGAGTGGAGAGAGAATGGGAGCAGGGCCAAGGGGCCCACGAGGGTGTAAGCCTGGCCCCTGCCAGTCCGGTATCCTCCCGGAAGCGGCGGGACATCCTCGGAGGTGCGCTGATCCGAGACCCTGAGCCGCACCAGGCCGGCGCCTCCTGCGTGCCCTTGACGGCAGGAGAACCCTCCAGATCCGGCTGGGGACGCGGGCGCCCGGTAAATTCCAGAGGTTGCCCCTTCCCCTGGCGCCCTGGCCGCAGCCCCTGGGATCCCAAGGCCCCCCGGCGGGGCGGGACGGCAGCGGCAGGGCAACAGCTCGCCAGCCCGCCGGGCCGGCCCGCGCAGCTCGGCGGCGCGGCAGGACTGAGCTGCTCTGGCTGCGCGCAGAGCCCCGCGCCCCCTGGCTCTGCGCCAGGCCGGCGGGCGTGCGCCCAGCGCGCGGCACTGCAGCGCAGGTCATATGAGCAGAAACGATGAGAAAAGCACTTTTTAATCTTTTCGCACTTGCTCTGCCAGCTCAAACAGTTGCAGGATGTCGATGACAGACTTTCTCAACGCTGAGGACATCACGAAGGCAGTGGGAGCCTTTACCGGTGAGCAGCGCGCTTCCCTCCGCATCCCTCTCCCCTCATCCACCACCCTGGCCCCTGCACCCCGTGCGTCCCGCAGCCGGCCAGTCTTCCCCAGCGCTCCTCTGCCCACGCATCCCGCGGGGCGCTGGTGGAGCGTGGAAGGGGGTCTACGGCATTTCCCAAACTCTGCCCGGGGCCGGACTTGGCACAGGGAGCGGGCGGGGGAGGCCGTGCGCCCTGCCGGACAACCGAAACTCTCGGGCGCCAAAGGCCGGGTGGCCACGCTGCGAGGACCCAGGTCCCGGACCAAGGGCGAAGACAGGGGTGGAAAGCTGCACCTCTGGGTGCTTTTGGGCGCTCGGGGCTTCCTTTGCAAGGCACTTGGAGGGGGCTTCCTTTGCAAGGCACTTCGAGGGGGCTATAGGTGCGCATGCTTCTCTCCACGCGACCCCTTTCCAGACAGGCCTCTTTCCTGGCTCCCTGAATGTCCAAGACCCTTCTCCGGGGCTCAGAGCTCAGCCCCCCGCAACGGATCTGCGAGCGAGCGAGGTGACCTTCCCGTAGCTGGCGCTCCGCTCTGCTCAGCCCTGCGAGAAGCATCCTCCGCGCTTGCAACTTCCAGCCTCCTCGGGCACCGAGGGAGGGGAGCCGGCAGTCTCATGTCTCTGAGCTGCCCTGGACTTGAGCGCTTAGCTGCttaccttccttctccctcctgtcacccagatggggaaactgaggcagggtgAGGGCtagaaacttgcccaagatcacctgGCAGGGCAGCAGAGGAATTAGCACGGGGGTCACCTCCGGATCTTGTCCCtgcccactccacccctcccctaCCTAGTGTCTGAGGTGGACAGAGCAGctttcctcccctccagcccaggGAGGGAACAGTGAGTCTTCGCGGGATAGCCCCTACCCCGCCACCCCcgtcccacacacacacataagttaCTTGGTCTAAAGTTTCCTTTCTCAGGTGTCCTTAAAAAGGAGCTCGGGACATAGAAAATTGGAGGAGGGCTCCCATTTCCCTTCTCTTGGCAACCCCTCCCCTGGGCATGAAGAAACTCTGGGAAGCCACCCTCCCAGGGCACTGCGATAGCCCACCCACCTCTTGACCCATCTTGCTCCCTCGGAGAAGAAACCTAACTGGGAATTCTTGGGGAGCCTTCCAACACCCGCCCTCATTCCCACCAGAATGGATTTCTGCAGCAAAGCGGGGGCTTCTGGGtcgtccccttcctcctcctacaGTGTGACCTTGAGAGAAACTTGTCCTCTCTGTGTTGACTTTCTATAGATTTCACACAATCTATGACCAAGAAAAAGGTCgaccctcccttctcccctgcaGCATACACACATCATGTTCACACCGCCTCCAATTCCCCTGCCCACCCCAACTCAGCCGCCACCCAAAAGGCTTCATGGAAACCAGGAAGCCCCTCTGCCTTCAAATGCTACCCCCACCATTAGTGAAGGGTACAGTGGAGGGTGGGGTCTGGTTGGAGAGCCAGGGTGATGTGGGTGCAAGGCCACCTCTGCCACTGTGCGACCTTGGGCCAAGCCTCCTCACCTGGCCTGGGCTCCCTCAGCCCTCCCGTGGAGGGGTGCCTCTGCCATCCCACAGGACTGGCCCTGTGGAGGCGATCAAAATGCTGTGACACCCACATTCTCCCACCCTTCCCCAGGCCCCTTGTCTGTCCTCATTTTCaccccctctctccaccccccaACAGCTGTCGACTCCTTCGACCACAAAAAGTTCTTCCAAATGGTCGGACTGAAGAAAAAGAGCCCGGATGAAGTGAAGAAGATATTCCACATCCTGGATAAAGACGAGAGTGGCTTCATcgaggaggaggagctggggtAAACTGAGGCCTGCAGGGGCTGCCCAGCCTGCGGCTctgggagaggggatgggggcTGGCGCTCTTGCTTTGGAGTTCCTGTCCAGCTGCCCGTCTCTCTGCACCCTTCACAGAAAATAACCATCCGTGCCTGATCGCTGTTGcttccagaaaataaaatcctCAGCAGAAAGTGCAACTAATGAGATTAAACTATAGCCACTTAATATTGCTAATGGAATGATGCTACTTAATAATTGAATACAAACCAAGAGGCGGTTTTTCTCGTTGCCTAGCACCATAGGCATGACAGAGAGCGCTCCCTTgagaatttcattgatttttcattCCTCTAAAAGGCAACTTCTACCATCCTGCAGACCCCTACCCTTCTGTACCAGCAGCTAGAACAGTTTCTGGGCAAGTCAGGGATGCAGAACCAGCTTTGGGGGTTCAGGAGTCCTAGGAGCAAGACAGAGAAGGTTATGACTAGGAAAATGCAAGATGACATCTGCAAAAAAACCTCCCACCATCACCCTCTTGGCTACCTTGCCCATGTCTGCCAACCCTTCTGTGCTTTATGTAACACTCTGGCCAAGACTGccttgaattttgtcagaaagagaagggagagggtgtggagaggggCTTTCCAAGTAGGGACTTCCCCATCCATCCTGTCTCTCCCTGAAACCATCCCACAAGGGTAACCTTTGTCTAGAAccttctcctccaccctcccATGCCcaatgtgcacacacacgcatgcacacacgcaGATGCTGACTTCTACCTATCCTCCAGGCatcaccttctccaggaagcctctcctgactcctcccctcacccccaggtgAATGGATGCATCCTTCAAGCACGGCTCTCCACTTCCCCATCATTGCATCCATCACACTGTGTGGTCTCTCCCAGAGTACATGGCCTCCTCCCTGTTTTTTCAAGTGGCTTCCTAAGATCATCTCTGTGCCCCCCGTTGCCAGCATGACCGTGGCACAGAGAAGACACTTTTGTGTTTATTGTGTTggctgaataaataaacaaatgtaggTGCCCTGGCTGAAGTGAGGGCAACCCTTCGCAGAGGACAGCCTGTCCTTCCCTGCACGCTTACCCGCGAAGCATAGCCATGGTGGGGCTACCTGGCCCAGCACAACGGCACGCGTGCTCGCTGCTCACCCCGTCCCAGCCGCCTGCTTCCCCTGTGCAGACGCCAGCCCACCATCCACACGGTGCTCCTGCAAGGCGACCCTGGCCTGACTCCCTCCccactttctccctttcctcctccagaTCCATTCTGAAAGGCTTCTCCCCAGATGCCAGAGACCTATCTGCTGAAGAAATCAAGACACTGCTGGCTGCTGGAGACAAGGATGGGGATGGCAAGATTGGGGTCGATGGTGAGTAGCCATGACCTGGGCATGTGGTGGATCTCAGGATGTTTGGATGCTAAAAGCTCAGAGCTATGTCCCTCCACCatgggaaggggagaaggggctGTCCCTCACTCCCCAAGATTAGAAGAAAAAAGCCAATCCATTAGGTCTGAGAGATCTCTCATGTAAGCCAGGCAAAGAAAAAACTGGTATATTGTTTTCTAGATTTGAATAACCCAAAAGGAAtcgattcttttttttctccctgctgTGTAAGGAATCCAGGAGAATTTGGGATTTTTCCTGAACTTTGTCTGTACTTTTGCCTGAGTTCTGGTCCCAGCTTTGCCCCAActggctatgtgactttgggcagtctctctcctgctctgggcctcagtctcccatcTGTAACCCAAGGAAACGAGGCCAACTGATCCCCCAGGACCTACTGACTCTCACATTCTCAGATTCCAGGGATGGAAATTCGTTATCTCCTATCCTCCTCAGCATCTTGTCCTGGGTGTCCTGTAACTTAGCCTCAAAACCTGTTTCGGTTTCACCCAAATATACCATTTCAGAATTGCATGAGAGCCAGGAAAAAACAGCCAGCCAGGGATGAGCTGGGAATTAGGAGAAGGAACATCTGGCCTGACCTTGCTTTTCAAACTTTGCTTTCAGAACAGACGAGGGGCTGGCGGTCCACCATCCCACATCCTTCTCCATTCAGATCTAACCAGCATTCACATCCCAGCATCGTTATCTTTCTTAGCATCACAACATCCTTGGGAATCatatccattttgcagatgggcaAAGTGAGGTTGAAGGTGCTTGGCCTGTTCAAAGAGCTAGGACATATGTGGGGGAGCGGGGATTTAGAACCAGTTCTGAATATCTCTGTCCAATATTCTATGCCATATCAGTGCTGGTCCTCGTGACGGTCCTTTCTGCCAATTTAAGAGAAAACTATGTGTAGGTGCTTGGCCTCTGGGCCCGtgctgtctgggttcaaatcccagcccagccacttgctagctgtgtgatttggggtgaTTCAAGTAActactctgggcctcagttttctcatctctgaacTGAGGATAACGACAGTTCTTATCTCATAGGATCGTCAGAGGATTACATTTGTTCATGTGTGACGTGTGTAGAACAGTGGCACAGAAGAATTGCTGTATACATGTTTGTTAACTACTTTTTTAACAGAGGCTAGGTTGTATTCATCCTTGTATCCCCAGTGGCTAGCCCATACCCAACCCAAagcaggcacttaataaatatctgtagcTTGAGTGTGAAGTCCAGCCCCCTATGCTCTGCTTGCTCTCTGCCCTTCACCAGCTGTGACCTTGACCATCACCTCTCCATACCTAGGTTCCAGTGTCGGACAAACGGGGTGCACAGTTTTATCCTAAGACCTGCTTGGGCTCGTTGTGAAAATTAAGCGGCTGCAGACACAGCATTGCCTTGGGAAATGTACAAGGAGTCTGAACGTGGGCatagtttattaaatttttatgccAGAAATGAGAATGGAGAAACTCTAGAAAGGTTAGATGCAATGAGCCGCCTGACCTCCTGATGCCAGCTGCACTTCTTGTGGCTGGGAAAGAGGGAGGTGGCTTTAAAGGAGGTGGAGCAGAGGGCGCTGGAGGGAAAAGCGTGGCTGGTCCAGGTGATTCCAGTGAGACGTGTGTCTCTCCCACACCCCCATCCTCACTAAGTCACTTATCGGACACTTCCACCCTGAGCTCGGGTCCCCCCGAGACCCCAGCTCATGCCTTTGGACCTCCCTCCCGTTTTTATTTGCAGCCAATATGCTACAGCTCAGAAGCAACCTACACGGTGAAGGGAAACCAGGCCAGATCCTGGCCTGCTTCCCTGCCTCCCTAACTGCCCAACTCAGATCTTAAAGCACTAACTCAACTCTTCCATCAGACCCAACCGATACTTACTGAGTAGCAACCCCGTGCTGGGCAGTGGGGGAAGCAAAGTGGAATTAGACCCAACCCTCAGAGGCACCAC is a window encoding:
- the PVALB gene encoding parvalbumin alpha; this translates as MSMTDFLNAEDITKAVGAFTAVDSFDHKKFFQMVGLKKKSPDEVKKIFHILDKDESGFIEEEELGSILKGFSPDARDLSAEEIKTLLAAGDKDGDGKIGVDEFSALVAES